From the Synechococcus sp. KORDI-49 genome, the window CAGCTGCGGCAGGGTACGGGGCACACCGACGGTGCTGACGGTGATGCGGCGTTGTCCGATGCCGAGGTCATCGTTGAGGCAGCGGATCGCATCAAGCACCGCAGCGCTGTTGAGCAGCGGTTCCCCCATGCCCATGAACACGATGTGAGAGGGGCGGCGATCCATGGCCTCGCGCACGCTCAGCACCTGATCGACGATCTCGTGGGTCTCGAGGGATCGCTGCAGCCCCCCTTTGCCGGTGGCGCAGAACCGGCAGGCCATCGGACAGCCCACCTGGCTGGAGACGCAGACCGTCAGGCGCTGGTCGGTGGGAATCCCAACCGTTTCGATCGTCTCGCCGTCATCGGTGGACAGCAGCAGCTTGGTGGTGGCGTCAGCAGCCACCGAACGGTGAACCTGCCTGAGACGCCCGACCGTGGCACCCGCTTCGCTCAACGATGATCGCCAGGCCTTGGGCAGCACGGTGATATCCGCCAGGGAATGGGCTCCCTTGGCATAGATCCAGTCGTGCAGCTGCCGCCCACGGAAGGCCGGCTGCCCCTGAGCCACAGCCCAGTCCTCAAGCTCGGCCGCGCTGCGGCCGAGCAGTGCGCTGCTCACCAGACCAGCAGACCGTGGCCGAGTTTGATCTCCACAGCCAGAAGGGCGATGAATCCGAGCATCGCCATGCGACCGTTCAGCCTCTCGGTGTGACCGTGGAAGCCGTAGCGCGGCAGGCGGCGCTGCGGAATCTCAGTGGGTTGAAGCATGTCGGGTCAGCTTGGAACGGGGTCGTGAGCGGGATCAATCGTCGGAGAGCAGGCCTTCCTCCTGAAGACCTTCGACGGCTTCGGCATCAACAACCTGCTCCTCCTTCAGCTCATTGTCGGCGTCGGGGCGAGCGAACGCGGCGAAGTTGCTGGTGGAGGGATCGATGTTGTGGCGGGTGCGGGTGGCCTCGAGATCCTCCTCGCTGGGGTCATCCAGCACCGCCGTGGAGCTGGCTGCCGGAGGCATGTCCACGGTGTAGTCAGGACGAAGGTTCTGCATGCGGCGGTAGCCGCTGGGATCTTCCGAAAGGATGTCCGGATGAGGACCGGCCTCTTTCTGCAGCTCCTCCTCGAAACCGCTGAAGCCTGTGCCGGCAGGGATCAGGCGACCGATGATCACGTTCTCCTTGAGGCCGCGCAGCCAATCGCTCTTGCCTTCGATGGCGGCTTCGGTGAGCACCCGCGTGGTCTCCTGGAAGGAAGCGGCGGAGATGAAGCTGTCGGTGTTCAGGGACGCCTTGGTGATGCCCAGAAGCACCGGCGTGAACTCCGCAGGGGCGCCACCGGTGATGGCCATCGCCTGGTTGGTGTCCTCCACCTGACGCAACTCGATCAGTTCGCCGGGCAGCAGGGTGGTGTCGCCGGCATCCTCGACCCGCACCTTGCTGGTCATCTGACGCACGATCACCTCGATGTGCTTGTCATCGATGGAGACGCCCTGGGACTTGTAGACGTTCTGCACCTCGGTCACCAGGCGGTGCTGCAGGTTGGCGATCGCCTCCTGAGCCCCTTCCATCAGCGGCTTGCGGCTGCGCAGATCCTCGAAGAAGCACTCCAGCAACTCGTGTGGATTGATCGGACCATCGGTGAGCAGCTCACCGGCGGTCACCTGCTGGCCGTTGCTGACCATCACGTTGCGGCCCAGCAGGATCGGGTACTCGCCGATGGCGTCATCGGCCTCGATCACCGTGACCGTGATCGACTCGTCGTCCTGCTTGATCTCCACAGTGCCGGGCTTCTTGCAGAGCACGGCGGATTCCCTGGGGCGACGAGCTTCGAGCAGTTCCTCGATCCGGGGCAGACCCTGAACGATGTCGCCGGTCTTCTGACGTTCGAACACCAGCAGAGCCAAACCGTCTCCGCGTTGCACCAGTTCGCTGTCGCGCACGTGCAGCAGGGAATCCGGCGACACCATGTACGGACGGCCCAGACGCAGGGTGATGGCCTTGCCCTCCACTTTCTCGACTTCGCCGCAGCAGCTGGCGGGTTCCCCGTCGGCGAGCAGATCACCGTCGACGATGCGCTGACCGACGCTCACCAAGGGTGTGCCGCTGGTGGTGAGGGTGGTGGTGTCCTCAGGACGCTCGACGATCATGCGTCGCACCGGTTCGGCTTCGGTGGCTTCGGGGAGCTGAGCCACACCCGCCTGCTTGCAGAGGATCTGCGTGGTGGCGACCACGTCGCCGGCCTTCACGGAAATGCCATCCTCCACCTGAAGCTCCGTATGGGTGGAGCCGTGGCTGGAGTCGGACATCGTGTCGCGACGCACGAGGATCGACTCAAGGATCACCAGACGCAGCCTTGAGATGGTCTTGGCCCGTTTGTCCGGGGCCTTCTCCACATCCACCGTCATCTGCGGTGTGGTGTCGAAGGTCTCGAGCAGCAGCTGGGTCTTGAGCAGTTCAACGCCCTCGACGGACTTGATCAGTTCGCCGTCCTTGAAGGCGAGTCGCTGGGTGGCCTTGATGCCGAGATGCGGGCCGTTGGCCTGTTTCACGTGAGACAGCTCGGGCAGCTGGGCTTCGTTGGGGATGGTGTATTCCTCCACCGGACGCAGCAGCAGGCCCTTGCCTTCAGGGGTCTCGACGGTCTGGACGAAGCGCATCTCTTCGGAGCTGAGCCCCTTGGCGATCTCCTCGCCGGGGTTGACCATCTGGCCATCGCCCTCGAAACGCTCCAGTGCCTTGCTGTCGCTGGAGAGGTGGAATTCACCGCCGCGGACGATGATCTCGCGCAGGATGTCGTTCTTCTGAGTGACGGTGACGATGCCGGCGGTCTGGCTGAAGATGTCCTTCACCACTTCGGTGCCGGCCTCGATCCACTGACCGTCCGTGATCATCAACAGGGAGATGTCCTTGTTGATCTCATGGGTCTCCTGGGGGATCCAGAGCAGGGTGCCGCCTTTGTTCACCTCGTAGCCGTTCTTGGCGGAGCGGGCCTTCTTGATCGCCAGACCGGGCGCGAAGCGCACCAGACCTCCGGTCTGGGTGCGGAACCGGTCATCCGCCAGCTCGGCGATCACCTCACCGGAGCCGATCTTGCTGCCGGGGATGGTGTTGAGGCGATAACGGGTGCCGTCCTTGGCTTCCAGATTCCAGATCTCACCGGAGTGCGTGGATTCCTCCAGCAGCTTGAAGTCCTTGAGGGTCATCGCCGTGGTGACAATCTGAACCTCACGGGAATCGCCGATGGAATCGCGCAGACGCACCTCGCCGCCGTACTCACTGCGCTGGCTGGCTTCCGCCAGCACCTGGCCTTCGACGACGGAGCTCTGACTGCCGACAACGGGCTGCGCGTTGGGAGGCAGGTTGTAGACATCGCCAGCCAGCACCCACATCCGGCCCAGACGCTGGGCCTTGACGGTGATGTTGCCCTGGCGGTCGGTGACCTCCTTCGGCTGGATCTTGTCTTCGTAACGGACCTGGCCGGCCAGATCGCAGATCACATCCTTGGTCGCCTTCTCCACGCTCTTCTTCACCGCACCCGCGGCGATCTGAGCGACGGTCACGTCCGTCTCGATGGTCTGGCCGTTGTCAACGAACAGCAGGGAACCGTTGGTGACTTCGATCTTCTGGGCCTTGCCCTTGCCCGAAGGCTTGATGGTGAGGTTGAAATCCACCTCGGCCTGCTGAGCCTCGACCCCATGGGGCGTGCGGTAGGGACGCACCCTGGCTTTGGCGGAGAAATCAACGGTTCCGGCAATGGTGGAGCGCACCACACCCGTTTCCGCCGTGGACACACCCCCGGTGTGGAAGGTGCGCATCGTCAGCTGCGTGCCGGGCTCACCGATGGACTGGGCGGCGATGATGCCGACGGCTTCGCCGAGGTCGACCAGTTCGTTGTGGGCCAGTGCCCAGCCGTAGCACTTGCGGCACACCGAGCGGTTGGCCTCGCAGGTGAGCGGGGAACGGACGCTGACGGCGGTGATGCCGGCCTTCTCGAACGTTGAGGAGAGGGGTGGATCGATCTCGGTGTTCCGCTCCGCGAGCACCTCACCGTCGGCGCTCACCACCTGCGCGGCGGTGAGGCGACCGACCAGACGCTTGCCGTAGCGACCGTCTTCGGCCTCCACCACGATGTGACGCATCGTGCCGCAGTCATCCTCACGGACGATCACATCCTGAGCCACGTCCACCAGACGACGGGTGAGGTAGCCGGAGTCAGCCGTCCGCAGGGCGGTGTCCACCAGACCCTTGCGAGCTCCGTAGGAGGAGATCACATACTCGGTGACCGTCAGACCCTCACGGAAATTGGTGCGGATCGGAAGGTCGATGATCTCGCCCTGCGGGTTCGCCATCAGGCCCCGCATGCCCACCAGCTGACGCACCTGGGACATGTTTCCCCGGGCACCGGAGTTGGCCATCATCCAGACCGAGTTCAGCGGCGCGTTCTGGTTGAAGTTCTTCTTCACCGCGTCCACCAGACGCTCGTTGGTCTCCGTCCAGGTGTCGATCACCTTGGTGTGGCGTTCCACCTCCGTGATCTCTCCCAGCCGGTAGCGCTCCTCCGTGGCGGTGATCTGCTCCTCCGCCTGACCCAGCAGGTCCTTCTTGGCCTCCGGAACGCGCAGGTCCTCCACGGAGATGGACACGGCCGCCTGGGTGGCATAGCGGAAGCCGAGATCCTTGAGCTTGTCCGCCATCTCGGCGGTCACAGCCGTGCCGTGGTTCTTGTAGGCCCAGGCCACCAGCTGCTTGAGGGCCCGCTTGTCGACGACGTGGTTTCGGAACGGCGGCGGGGTCTTGGCCAGTGGACGGGATGCGCTCTCAGGAGCTGGGGTGGCGTCCTTGGCCGCCTTGGAGGACTTGCGGGACTTGGAAGTGGTCATGGCTGCGCGCAGATCAGGAGAAGGGAGGTTCGGGAAGACGGAAGGGTCAGGCGGCGGCCACAGCGCCGATGATGGTGTGATTCATCACCACACGTCCGACGGTGGTGAGCAGATAACGGCTGATCAGAGCGCCGTCCTCGTCAAAGCGGTCACGGCGGTAGCTCCATTGCTCGATACGGGTGCCGTCGCCGAGGTCTTCGGCCTTGATCGGCTCCTCGAGCTCATCCTTGTCCTCGACTTCACCGTTGAAGCGGACCCAGACCCACTCGTGCAGATCGATGCGCTTGTCCTCGAAGGCATGGATGACATCTTCAAGGTCGGCGAAGGTGCGGCTGCGATCCCCGAACTCGGGCTGCTCGGACTCCGGCCGGAGAGCGGTGAGGTAGTACGAGCCGAGCACCATGTCCTGGGACGGCGTGATGATCGGTTCTCCCGTGGCGGGCGAGAGGATGTTGTTGCTGGCCAGCATCAGCATGCGCGCCTCGGTCTGCGCTTCGATCGCCAGAGGAACGTGCACAGCCATCTGGTCGCCGTCGAAGTCAGCGTTGAACGCTGGGCAGACGAGCGGATGGAGCTGAATCGCCCGGCCATCCACCAGCTTCGGTTCGAAGGCCTGGATACCGAGGCGGTGCAGCGTCGGTGCCCGGTTCAGCATGATCGGGTGCCCCTCGATCACCTCCTGAAGC encodes:
- the rlmN gene encoding 23S rRNA (adenine(2503)-C(2))-methyltransferase RlmN, encoding MSSALLGRSAAELEDWAVAQGQPAFRGRQLHDWIYAKGAHSLADITVLPKAWRSSLSEAGATVGRLRQVHRSVAADATTKLLLSTDDGETIETVGIPTDQRLTVCVSSQVGCPMACRFCATGKGGLQRSLETHEIVDQVLSVREAMDRRPSHIVFMGMGEPLLNSAAVLDAIRCLNDDLGIGQRRITVSTVGVPRTLPQLAELALERLGRAQFTLAVSLHAPNQQLREELIPTASTYPYDALLEDCRHYLAVTGRRVSFEYILLGTLNDRPEHAEELADRVGGFQSHVNLIAYNPIEEEEFQRPTPQRIHAFRRVLERRGVAVSLRASRGLDQNAACGQLRRQMRETSAS
- a CDS encoding high light inducible protein, whose protein sequence is MLQPTEIPQRRLPRYGFHGHTERLNGRMAMLGFIALLAVEIKLGHGLLVW
- a CDS encoding DNA-directed RNA polymerase subunit beta' produces the protein MTTSKSRKSSKAAKDATPAPESASRPLAKTPPPFRNHVVDKRALKQLVAWAYKNHGTAVTAEMADKLKDLGFRYATQAAVSISVEDLRVPEAKKDLLGQAEEQITATEERYRLGEITEVERHTKVIDTWTETNERLVDAVKKNFNQNAPLNSVWMMANSGARGNMSQVRQLVGMRGLMANPQGEIIDLPIRTNFREGLTVTEYVISSYGARKGLVDTALRTADSGYLTRRLVDVAQDVIVREDDCGTMRHIVVEAEDGRYGKRLVGRLTAAQVVSADGEVLAERNTEIDPPLSSTFEKAGITAVSVRSPLTCEANRSVCRKCYGWALAHNELVDLGEAVGIIAAQSIGEPGTQLTMRTFHTGGVSTAETGVVRSTIAGTVDFSAKARVRPYRTPHGVEAQQAEVDFNLTIKPSGKGKAQKIEVTNGSLLFVDNGQTIETDVTVAQIAAGAVKKSVEKATKDVICDLAGQVRYEDKIQPKEVTDRQGNITVKAQRLGRMWVLAGDVYNLPPNAQPVVGSQSSVVEGQVLAEASQRSEYGGEVRLRDSIGDSREVQIVTTAMTLKDFKLLEESTHSGEIWNLEAKDGTRYRLNTIPGSKIGSGEVIAELADDRFRTQTGGLVRFAPGLAIKKARSAKNGYEVNKGGTLLWIPQETHEINKDISLLMITDGQWIEAGTEVVKDIFSQTAGIVTVTQKNDILREIIVRGGEFHLSSDSKALERFEGDGQMVNPGEEIAKGLSSEEMRFVQTVETPEGKGLLLRPVEEYTIPNEAQLPELSHVKQANGPHLGIKATQRLAFKDGELIKSVEGVELLKTQLLLETFDTTPQMTVDVEKAPDKRAKTISRLRLVILESILVRRDTMSDSSHGSTHTELQVEDGISVKAGDVVATTQILCKQAGVAQLPEATEAEPVRRMIVERPEDTTTLTTSGTPLVSVGQRIVDGDLLADGEPASCCGEVEKVEGKAITLRLGRPYMVSPDSLLHVRDSELVQRGDGLALLVFERQKTGDIVQGLPRIEELLEARRPRESAVLCKKPGTVEIKQDDESITVTVIEADDAIGEYPILLGRNVMVSNGQQVTAGELLTDGPINPHELLECFFEDLRSRKPLMEGAQEAIANLQHRLVTEVQNVYKSQGVSIDDKHIEVIVRQMTSKVRVEDAGDTTLLPGELIELRQVEDTNQAMAITGGAPAEFTPVLLGITKASLNTDSFISAASFQETTRVLTEAAIEGKSDWLRGLKENVIIGRLIPAGTGFSGFEEELQKEAGPHPDILSEDPSGYRRMQNLRPDYTVDMPPAASSTAVLDDPSEEDLEATRTRHNIDPSTSNFAAFARPDADNELKEEQVVDAEAVEGLQEEGLLSDD